Proteins from a genomic interval of Paenibacillus sp. FSL H8-0048:
- the sufU gene encoding Fe-S cluster assembly sulfur transfer protein SufU has translation MNLDDLYRRVIMDHYKNPRNRGSFEDDALKIELNNPTCGDRITLQLKVEDGVVQDARFSGEGCSISMSSASMMTEAVKGQTVEHALEMANSFSSLMKGEEADFGDYEDIEALSGVNKFPARIKCATLAWNALRKGIET, from the coding sequence ATGAACTTGGATGACTTATATAGACGCGTAATTATGGATCATTACAAAAATCCCCGGAATCGCGGCTCATTTGAAGACGATGCACTTAAGATTGAGCTCAATAACCCAACCTGCGGCGACCGCATTACGCTTCAGCTTAAGGTGGAGGATGGCGTTGTCCAGGACGCACGTTTCAGCGGCGAAGGCTGTTCGATCAGTATGTCGTCGGCTTCGATGATGACGGAAGCGGTCAAAGGCCAGACAGTAGAGCATGCGCTTGAGATGGCTAACAGCTTCTCCTCTCTAATGAAGGGTGAGGAAGCAGATTTCGGAGATTACGAAGATATTGAAGCCCTGTCCGGTGTTAATAAATTCCCGGCGCGGATCAAATGTGCCACTCTGGCCTGGAACGCGCTTCGCAAAGGCATAGAAACGTAA
- a CDS encoding nitroreductase family protein has protein sequence MKDVSGTIKERRTVRRFTDAPVEQEAIVSLLNEAAGLYEAEGTPHWRCLYAGDPESRDELAECMIAKVKGSPLAKLLPAKMTELLKKQIINTPAHIIFIAEAADTQQQRDVNFAAVCSIMQNVQLLGWEQGLGMLWYTDPMILSESLYEKIGMHEGERIAGILEIGYFEKTPRARKRKPAERSWTTIGEDGSLLPGSSLISPQNVLKLLNEAVWAPNDGLRQPWRFIYVTGSEVARQLSSVEEQVVLPLLLVVATEEADPHKQQEDYAAVCCLVQNFQLLAKSEPWQVRRHIPEWVYERERCKALGLRPLERIVAVLELGGGNRGPESVALPPEVRIELNSFVKTGPL, from the coding sequence GTGAAGGATGTGTCAGGCACCATAAAAGAACGGCGGACTGTCAGGAGATTCACCGATGCGCCGGTTGAGCAGGAGGCTATTGTATCTTTACTGAATGAAGCCGCCGGTCTATACGAGGCCGAGGGAACACCTCACTGGCGCTGTCTTTATGCCGGAGACCCCGAGTCCCGGGATGAATTGGCTGAATGTATGATCGCGAAGGTGAAGGGAAGCCCTCTCGCCAAGCTCCTTCCTGCCAAAATGACCGAACTTTTGAAGAAGCAAATCATAAATACACCGGCCCACATCATCTTCATTGCTGAAGCCGCCGATACGCAGCAGCAGCGGGATGTGAATTTTGCCGCGGTCTGCAGCATCATGCAGAACGTCCAGCTGCTGGGCTGGGAGCAGGGACTTGGCATGCTGTGGTATACAGATCCCATGATTCTCAGCGAGTCTTTATATGAAAAAATTGGTATGCATGAGGGAGAAAGGATTGCCGGAATTCTGGAAATCGGCTACTTTGAGAAGACGCCAAGGGCCCGGAAAAGAAAACCGGCAGAACGAAGCTGGACTACAATCGGCGAAGACGGCAGCCTGCTCCCGGGCTCCTCTCTGATCTCTCCACAGAACGTCCTGAAGCTGTTGAACGAAGCGGTCTGGGCACCGAATGACGGTCTGAGGCAACCGTGGCGGTTCATCTATGTAACGGGCAGCGAGGTTGCCCGTCAACTCAGCTCCGTAGAGGAGCAGGTTGTGCTGCCGTTGCTTCTGGTTGTAGCCACAGAAGAAGCCGATCCTCATAAGCAGCAGGAAGATTATGCCGCAGTCTGCTGTCTCGTTCAGAATTTTCAGCTGCTGGCCAAATCTGAACCGTGGCAGGTACGCCGACACATTCCGGAATGGGTGTATGAACGGGAACGGTGTAAGGCACTTGGACTTCGTCCGCTGGAGCGGATCGTTGCTGTGCTGGAACTGGGCGGGGGCAATAGGGGTCCTGAATCCGTAGCTTTGCCTCCAGAAGTAAGAATAGAGCTGAATTCATTTGTAAAAACCGGACCTTTGTAA
- the sufD gene encoding Fe-S cluster assembly protein SufD, with protein MTTQTILPLDALQLTAQSLSNGEPGWLKDSRLKALELAAELALPKLEKTRVDRWNINNYGEYKPGQALAALQDAPASIAGLIEGQEEGSLIIQRNSGAVYARLAPELAAQGVIFTDLQTAVREQGDLVQRYLHKAVLPEEHSVAALHAALWNGGVFLYVPKNVILETPLQAVLLTDDAEAAFVPHILIVADTNSSVTYVDNYVSDKSEAGLHNGAVEVFVGAGATVRYATVHQLGQDTTDITYRRAVVENDGTIEWIIGEMNYGDTASDTKSVLKGNGSSSDAKVIAVGSGSQKLSYTTQAQHFGRNTPSDMITRAVMRDSATSIINGITKIEKGATRADGQQTEKVLMLSPKARGDANPILLIDEDDVTAGHAASVGQVNYEQVYYLMSRGLSRHDAETLIIYGFLAPVVSQIPLEGLRNQLQTLVERKLGQ; from the coding sequence ATGACGACGCAAACCATACTTCCCTTAGACGCCCTGCAACTTACCGCACAGTCGCTGAGCAACGGTGAACCGGGCTGGCTGAAGGACAGCCGCTTGAAGGCTCTGGAGCTTGCCGCTGAGCTTGCTCTGCCGAAGCTGGAGAAGACGCGGGTTGACCGCTGGAATATCAACAACTATGGGGAATACAAGCCAGGCCAGGCGCTGGCGGCACTTCAAGATGCACCGGCTTCTATTGCCGGGCTGATTGAAGGACAAGAGGAAGGCAGCCTGATTATTCAACGGAATTCAGGGGCTGTATATGCCCGCCTGGCTCCGGAGCTGGCTGCGCAAGGTGTTATTTTCACCGATTTACAGACTGCAGTCAGAGAGCAAGGAGACCTTGTTCAGCGTTATTTGCATAAGGCAGTATTGCCTGAAGAGCACTCCGTTGCCGCACTGCATGCAGCACTATGGAACGGCGGCGTATTCCTCTACGTTCCGAAGAATGTCATCCTTGAGACTCCATTGCAGGCAGTGCTGCTTACGGATGACGCTGAAGCTGCTTTTGTACCGCATATTCTGATTGTAGCCGACACGAATAGTTCCGTGACTTATGTAGATAACTATGTATCGGATAAGTCTGAAGCCGGTTTGCACAACGGAGCGGTTGAAGTCTTTGTAGGTGCTGGCGCTACAGTGAGATACGCTACGGTGCATCAGCTCGGCCAAGATACTACAGATATTACTTACCGCCGCGCGGTGGTTGAGAATGATGGTACTATCGAATGGATCATCGGTGAGATGAACTATGGTGATACGGCTAGCGACACCAAATCGGTGCTAAAAGGCAACGGCTCAAGCTCAGATGCGAAGGTAATTGCTGTAGGCTCCGGCTCGCAGAAGCTGAGCTACACTACACAGGCGCAGCATTTCGGACGGAATACACCGAGTGATATGATTACCCGTGCTGTTATGCGGGATTCAGCAACCTCGATTATTAACGGAATTACGAAGATTGAGAAGGGCGCTACCAGAGCTGACGGACAGCAGACAGAGAAGGTTCTGATGCTAAGCCCCAAAGCGCGCGGAGATGCCAACCCGATCCTGCTTATAGACGAAGATGATGTAACCGCAGGCCATGCCGCTTCCGTAGGACAGGTCAATTATGAGCAAGTCTATTACCTGATGTCCCGGGGATTATCGCGGCATGACGCAGAAACACTGATCATTTACGGCTTCCTTGCACCTGTTGTGTCGCAAATTCCACTGGAGGGACTGCGCAATCAGCTCCAAACTCTTGTGGAAAGGAAGTTAGGCCAATGA
- a CDS encoding cysteine desulfurase, translating into MISSQIREQFPILNQKINGHPLVYLDSAATSQKPRQVIEAVKSYYEWDNANVHRGVHTLGSRATDAYEGAREKLKNFINARSVKEIIFTRGTTTALNIVASSYGPSVLKEGDEIVITQMEHHSNFIPWQQLAKNTGATLKFLPLQKDGTITLEDAEQTITARTKIVAIAYVSNVMGVTHPIKELAAIAHRNGAVIVVDGAQSTPHMKVDVQDLDCDFYALSGHKMLAPTGIGALYGKKALLEAMEPVEFGGEMIDDVGLYESTWKELPWKFEGGTPIIAGAVGLGAAIDFLQEVGMDEIHRHEMQLAAYAEQRLSEVSDLTIYGPRNRQVGVVTFNLGDVHPHDVATVLDAEGVAVRAGHHCCQPLMRWLEVSSTARASFYLYNTEQDVDALVQALLKAKEYFSYELG; encoded by the coding sequence ATGATTAGCAGTCAGATCCGGGAGCAGTTTCCCATCCTGAACCAGAAGATCAACGGCCATCCGCTGGTCTACCTGGACAGTGCGGCCACTTCACAGAAGCCGCGCCAGGTCATTGAGGCGGTCAAGTCTTACTATGAATGGGATAATGCCAACGTACACCGTGGGGTGCATACCCTGGGGAGCCGGGCAACCGATGCGTATGAAGGCGCCCGCGAGAAGCTGAAAAACTTCATTAATGCCCGCAGTGTGAAGGAAATTATCTTCACACGCGGGACAACGACCGCACTCAATATTGTAGCTTCCTCTTACGGTCCTTCCGTCCTGAAGGAAGGGGATGAGATCGTGATCACCCAGATGGAGCATCACAGCAATTTCATTCCCTGGCAGCAGCTGGCCAAGAACACCGGGGCCACCCTGAAATTCCTGCCGCTGCAGAAGGACGGGACGATTACGCTGGAGGATGCCGAGCAGACGATTACTGCCCGGACGAAGATCGTAGCGATAGCGTATGTATCCAATGTCATGGGGGTTACTCATCCTATCAAAGAGCTTGCAGCGATTGCCCACCGGAACGGTGCAGTAATCGTTGTGGACGGGGCACAGAGCACACCGCATATGAAGGTGGATGTGCAGGACCTGGATTGCGACTTCTACGCCTTGTCCGGACACAAGATGCTTGCGCCTACGGGTATCGGGGCTCTCTACGGCAAAAAGGCGCTGCTGGAAGCTATGGAGCCGGTTGAGTTCGGCGGCGAGATGATTGATGATGTCGGGCTGTATGAGTCCACCTGGAAGGAGCTGCCGTGGAAGTTCGAAGGCGGAACACCGATTATTGCAGGTGCCGTCGGCTTAGGGGCAGCGATTGATTTCCTCCAGGAGGTCGGAATGGATGAGATCCACCGCCACGAAATGCAGCTTGCCGCATATGCGGAGCAACGGCTGTCTGAGGTCAGTGATCTGACGATCTATGGTCCCCGCAACCGTCAAGTGGGGGTAGTCACCTTCAACCTGGGTGATGTGCATCCGCATGATGTGGCCACTGTGCTGGATGCGGAAGGTGTGGCTGTCCGCGCAGGGCATCATTGCTGCCAGCCGCTCATGCGCTGGCTGGAGGTCAGCTCCACCGCCCGGGCAAGCTTCTACCTGTATAATACAGAGCAGGATGTAGATGCGCTGGTTCAAGCCTTACTTAAGGCAAAGGAGTATTTCAGCTATGAACTTGGATGA
- a CDS encoding copper amine oxidase N-terminal domain-containing protein — protein MKKLWISIVAGLLVFPMLFQAPAQAAAKPIKVIIDGVTLSTDQPPIMVNGRTMVPLRAIFEAFNADIKWNQKTQTVTASQNDTTIVLKIGSKIATINNKAVSLDVPGQNLKGRTMVPTRFVSEALGREVGWNPAAQIVTITTPVPVGGNAAPVSGVTAQDIGDYGDGRDLQVSFNRAADESLVDHYRVLIAKTGTTLNLSSALAVGSNNYSVALVTGANPVVKLNAAARTIDGDLIKNNQGYSVYVMTVGKGNNTSALSSASAVITLQNKAVPALGTVQATDTSDYGDGRDLQVSFNKLADESKISTYRIFVVKASNSQVFDLGRANAVSSSNYTQINKTGNNISMNLSSSSRDTDGALIKTGVSYRVYVLAVDSSNAANNVLSPASAALTLTNAGVSNLNVTDVNDYNDGRDLKVTFNHATDETNISQYRILVVPMNYYSSFSLNDANNVSSANYTAVNTSGSYTEQILNSSSRDVRGSLIRNGISYRVYVLAAGNWNNSGSNVLSAASPAITLVNTSGLSAISNLSVSDVNDYGDGRDLRVAFNHAADESYISHYRILVVPMNYYSSFSLSEANNTGNYTTAGTSGDSTNQVLDASAKDVRGAAIKPGISYRVYVLTVRNGGYQGANILSEGSAAITLSAKLPVTSVTNVTYGMDNGKLAVNFTKSARESNISEYRVFVVPSKQSFGTAEALSVQSSYYRSAVPNGSNLSIAAAARDINGNPIVKGTKYKVYVLAVANSSGVQNGGLSDSSEEFEI, from the coding sequence GTGAAAAAGTTATGGATTTCGATTGTAGCAGGATTATTAGTGTTCCCGATGTTGTTTCAGGCCCCTGCCCAGGCAGCAGCCAAACCCATCAAAGTTATTATTGATGGAGTGACCTTGTCCACCGATCAGCCGCCGATAATGGTGAACGGACGGACTATGGTACCGCTGCGGGCTATCTTTGAAGCCTTCAATGCCGACATCAAGTGGAATCAGAAGACACAGACAGTAACTGCCTCTCAGAATGATACAACGATTGTACTGAAGATTGGCTCCAAAATTGCCACAATCAACAACAAGGCAGTCAGCCTCGATGTGCCGGGCCAGAATCTGAAGGGCCGCACTATGGTGCCTACCCGGTTCGTCAGTGAAGCGCTTGGCCGCGAGGTTGGCTGGAATCCGGCTGCGCAGATTGTAACGATTACCACTCCGGTTCCGGTAGGCGGGAATGCGGCTCCGGTATCGGGAGTAACCGCCCAGGATATCGGCGATTATGGAGACGGCCGGGATCTTCAGGTCAGCTTCAACCGTGCGGCCGACGAATCGCTGGTGGATCACTACCGCGTGCTTATCGCCAAGACCGGCACCACACTAAATCTGTCGTCTGCACTGGCAGTAGGGTCCAATAACTACTCCGTTGCTCTGGTAACAGGAGCCAATCCTGTTGTGAAGCTGAATGCAGCCGCCAGAACGATCGACGGTGACCTGATTAAGAATAATCAGGGATATAGCGTATATGTAATGACAGTGGGCAAAGGCAATAATACCAGCGCCCTCTCCAGTGCATCTGCCGTTATTACCTTGCAGAACAAGGCAGTTCCGGCACTGGGTACCGTCCAGGCAACAGATACCAGTGATTACGGGGATGGCCGTGATCTTCAGGTCAGCTTCAACAAGCTGGCCGATGAGAGCAAGATCAGCACGTACCGGATCTTCGTAGTCAAAGCGTCGAATTCCCAGGTGTTTGATCTGGGCAGAGCCAATGCGGTGTCCAGCAGCAATTACACGCAGATCAACAAGACGGGGAACAACATCAGCATGAACCTTTCCTCCAGCTCCAGAGATACAGATGGAGCGCTGATCAAGACGGGTGTCAGCTACCGGGTATATGTACTGGCGGTTGACAGCAGCAATGCTGCGAATAATGTGCTGTCACCTGCTTCGGCGGCCCTCACACTCACCAATGCAGGGGTATCCAACCTGAATGTGACCGATGTGAACGATTATAATGACGGGCGGGATTTGAAGGTTACCTTCAACCATGCCACAGACGAGACCAATATCAGCCAATACCGAATCCTGGTAGTGCCAATGAATTATTACAGCAGCTTCAGCTTGAATGATGCGAATAACGTCTCCAGTGCCAATTATACGGCTGTAAATACATCAGGATCTTATACCGAACAGATTCTGAACTCCTCCAGCCGAGATGTACGCGGTTCCCTGATCAGGAATGGAATTAGCTATAGAGTGTATGTGCTCGCGGCAGGCAACTGGAACAATTCAGGCTCGAATGTGCTATCCGCTGCTTCTCCGGCGATCACGCTGGTGAATACCTCCGGCCTCAGTGCCATATCGAATCTGAGTGTGAGTGATGTGAATGATTATGGAGATGGCCGTGATCTGAGAGTAGCCTTCAATCATGCCGCAGACGAATCCTACATCAGCCATTACCGGATTCTGGTGGTGCCTATGAATTATTACAGCAGCTTCAGCTTGTCGGAGGCGAACAATACGGGGAACTATACTACCGCAGGTACATCCGGGGACAGCACCAATCAGGTGCTCGATGCCTCAGCCAAGGATGTACGCGGCGCAGCCATCAAGCCGGGAATCAGCTACCGGGTATATGTGTTGACTGTCAGAAACGGCGGCTACCAGGGAGCTAACATATTGTCGGAGGGATCGGCAGCCATTACCTTATCGGCTAAGCTTCCTGTCACTTCCGTGACGAATGTAACCTACGGCATGGATAACGGCAAACTTGCGGTTAACTTCACCAAGTCTGCCCGTGAGTCGAATATTTCCGAATACCGGGTATTCGTAGTCCCTTCCAAGCAGAGCTTCGGTACAGCAGAGGCCCTAAGCGTGCAATCGTCTTACTACAGATCGGCAGTCCCCAACGGAAGCAATCTCTCGATAGCGGCTGCTGCCAGAGATATTAACGGTAACCCGATTGTCAAAGGCACCAAGTATAAGGTATACGTGCTTGCGGTAGCCAACAGCTCTGGAGTACAGAACGGCGGACTATCCGATTCAAGCGAAGAGTTCGAAATATAA
- a CDS encoding DUF423 domain-containing protein, giving the protein MQRRLIGWGALLGMLSVAIGAFGSHILKPKISEHYLQVYETGVQYHMFHALALILIGLAAGQLGESARLLWAGRLMVAGVILFSGSLYILSISGIKVLGAITPLGGVCFIAGWIFLALEAFSRKK; this is encoded by the coding sequence ATGCAACGAAGATTGATCGGCTGGGGAGCCTTGCTGGGTATGCTGTCCGTTGCCATCGGTGCGTTCGGATCGCATATCCTGAAGCCTAAAATCAGTGAGCACTATCTGCAGGTATACGAGACGGGCGTCCAGTATCATATGTTCCACGCGCTGGCCCTGATCCTTATCGGGCTTGCCGCAGGGCAGTTGGGCGAAAGCGCACGTCTGCTCTGGGCAGGGCGGCTGATGGTTGCCGGGGTGATCCTGTTCTCGGGCAGCTTGTATATCCTCAGTATTTCCGGCATCAAGGTTCTGGGGGCGATCACTCCGCTGGGAGGCGTATGCTTCATTGCGGGCTGGATCTTCCTCGCCTTGGAGGCCTTTTCGCGCAAGAAGTGA
- a CDS encoding MarR family transcriptional regulator yields MYPAEGLKRLLYERFIHLSHLSEEYIAAEENTIAELLQERGITFSSTSLTSIHVLDCIGNNEPINSTAIADKMKLSKASITKISTKLLQDGCIKRSRMNDNKKEVYFSLAPKGRQLFDLHAKMHEHLEQKFLESMNSFTEPELQASLKFVQTIIDHSPKK; encoded by the coding sequence ATGTATCCAGCCGAAGGACTTAAGCGCCTGCTGTATGAGCGTTTCATCCATTTATCCCATTTATCCGAGGAATATATTGCCGCTGAGGAGAATACTATTGCTGAACTCCTGCAGGAGCGCGGGATCACGTTCTCATCAACCAGTCTAACCAGCATTCATGTCCTTGATTGTATCGGCAATAACGAGCCGATTAACAGCACTGCAATCGCGGACAAAATGAAGCTGTCCAAGGCGAGCATCACCAAAATCAGCACCAAGCTCCTGCAGGATGGCTGCATCAAGCGCAGCCGGATGAACGACAACAAGAAAGAGGTGTACTTCAGCCTTGCCCCTAAAGGCAGACAGCTCTTTGACCTCCACGCCAAGATGCATGAGCACCTTGAACAGAAATTTCTCGAGAGCATGAACTCCTTCACAGAGCCGGAGCTGCAGGCTTCGCTGAAATTCGTTCAAACAATAATTGATCATAGTCCAAAAAAATAA
- a CDS encoding Dps family protein — MAKASNKVNTASLEQVLNRQVANLNVLYVKVHNYHWYVKGEQFFALHVKFEELYDDITLKMDEVAERLLSIKGSPAATMKEYLELATIQEATGKEDARGMVQALIEDFATVAEELTEGIELAEEISDQPTADLFIKIRTDLEKNQWMLRAFLG; from the coding sequence ATGGCTAAAGCATCAAACAAAGTGAATACCGCTTCATTGGAACAGGTACTGAACCGTCAGGTTGCCAACCTTAACGTATTATATGTGAAGGTGCATAACTATCACTGGTATGTGAAGGGTGAGCAGTTCTTCGCACTACATGTGAAGTTCGAAGAGCTCTACGATGACATTACACTCAAAATGGACGAGGTGGCTGAGCGACTGCTGAGCATCAAAGGCAGCCCTGCAGCAACTATGAAAGAATATCTGGAACTGGCTACCATTCAGGAAGCCACAGGCAAAGAAGATGCCCGCGGTATGGTTCAGGCGCTGATTGAGGATTTCGCTACAGTAGCGGAAGAACTGACAGAAGGCATCGAGCTGGCAGAAGAAATCAGCGACCAGCCGACAGCAGACCTGTTCATCAAAATCCGCACGGATCTGGAGAAGAACCAGTGGATGCTGCGCGCTTTCCTGGGCTGA
- the sufC gene encoding Fe-S cluster assembly ATPase SufC, with amino-acid sequence MAAEFVIEGLKATIEGKEILKGINLQMKGGEIHAIMGPNGTGKSTLASALMGHPKYEVTEGTAVLEGEDLLEMAVDERARAGLFLAMQYPSEISGVTNSDFMRSAINSRREEGSEISLIRFIRLMEAKMKELDMNPEFLHRYLNEGFSGGEKKRNEILQMMMLDPKIVILDEIDSGLDIDALKIVADGVNSMRSPERGFLVITHYQRLLNYIKPDYVHVMMQGRIVKSGGPELAQKLEAEGYEWIKEELGIEDETVGQEA; translated from the coding sequence ATGGCAGCAGAATTTGTCATTGAGGGACTGAAAGCGACGATTGAAGGAAAAGAAATTCTGAAGGGGATTAACCTTCAGATGAAGGGCGGAGAAATTCACGCGATCATGGGCCCGAACGGTACTGGTAAAAGTACGCTGGCTTCAGCGCTGATGGGACACCCTAAGTATGAAGTTACAGAAGGCACCGCTGTACTCGAAGGTGAAGACCTGCTGGAGATGGCAGTGGATGAACGCGCCCGTGCCGGCTTGTTTCTGGCAATGCAGTATCCAAGTGAGATTAGCGGTGTAACTAATTCTGACTTCATGCGCAGTGCGATCAACTCCCGCCGTGAGGAGGGCAGTGAAATCTCGCTGATCCGTTTCATCCGGCTGATGGAAGCCAAGATGAAGGAGCTGGATATGAATCCTGAATTCCTGCACCGCTATCTGAACGAAGGCTTCTCCGGCGGGGAGAAGAAGCGTAACGAGATTCTGCAAATGATGATGCTGGACCCGAAGATCGTCATCCTTGACGAAATTGACTCCGGCCTTGATATCGATGCCCTCAAAATTGTTGCCGACGGCGTGAACTCCATGCGCAGCCCGGAACGCGGATTCCTGGTCATTACCCACTATCAGCGGTTGCTTAACTATATCAAGCCTGACTATGTGCATGTCATGATGCAGGGAAGGATTGTGAAATCCGGCGGTCCTGAGCTGGCACAGAAACTGGAAGCAGAAGGTTACGAATGGATTAAGGAAGAGCTCGGCATTGAAGACGAAACTGTAGGACAAGAAGCTTAG
- a CDS encoding YunC family protein: MVTLEPMQVGDHVLVGVEVKLPKTTLLSISTDKGYIMCGALDIGLLNEVLSDRQIIAARAVGVRTLNQLLAAPLESVTIEAEKLGIVPGMSGAEALLLMM; encoded by the coding sequence ATGGTAACGTTAGAGCCTATGCAGGTGGGCGACCATGTCCTGGTGGGTGTTGAGGTGAAGCTGCCCAAAACTACGCTGCTCAGCATCAGTACAGACAAGGGATATATCATGTGCGGGGCGCTGGATATCGGACTGTTGAATGAGGTGCTGAGCGACCGGCAGATTATTGCGGCAAGGGCTGTCGGGGTGCGCACGCTTAATCAGCTGCTGGCTGCGCCGCTGGAGTCTGTAACTATAGAAGCAGAGAAGCTGGGAATTGTTCCGGGTATGTCCGGTGCAGAGGCCCTGCTGCTAATGATGTAA
- the sufB gene encoding Fe-S cluster assembly protein SufB: MAKKAPDMEEYQYGFRDEHKSIFQSGKGLTEEIVREISAIKNEPEWMLEFRLKSLEQFRKMPMPQWGGNLDDLDFEDIQYYVRPSEKQGKTWEEVPSEIKETFDKLGIPEAEQKFLAGVSAQYESEVVYHSMQQNLEDQGVIFTDTDSALRDHPELFKKFFGTIIPPADNKFAALNSAVWSGGSFIYVPKGVKCEVPLQAYFRINSENMGQFERTLILADEDSFVHYVEGCTAPIYSTNSLHSAVVEILCMKNARVRYTTIQNWAPNIYNLVTKRAVAEENATMEWVDGNIGSKLTMKYPAVVLKGRGAKGSVLSIAVAGKDQHQDAGAKMIHLAPDTTSTIVSKSISKHGGKVTYRGLASFGRKAEGAKSNIKCDTLILDNESTSDTIPYNEIMNDNIVLEHEATVSKVSEEQLFYLMSRGLSEADATQMIIMGFIEPFTKELPMEYAVEMNRLIKFEMEGSIG; this comes from the coding sequence ATGGCTAAGAAAGCGCCTGATATGGAGGAATACCAGTACGGATTCCGTGACGAGCACAAGTCGATATTTCAGTCTGGTAAAGGACTCACGGAAGAAATCGTCCGGGAAATCTCCGCGATTAAGAATGAGCCTGAATGGATGCTGGAATTCCGGCTGAAATCCCTGGAGCAGTTCCGTAAGATGCCAATGCCACAGTGGGGCGGCAATCTGGATGATCTGGATTTCGAGGATATCCAATATTATGTTAGACCTTCCGAGAAGCAGGGCAAGACTTGGGAAGAGGTTCCTTCCGAGATTAAGGAGACCTTCGACAAGCTGGGAATTCCGGAAGCGGAGCAGAAGTTCCTTGCCGGTGTCTCTGCACAGTATGAATCCGAGGTAGTCTATCACAGCATGCAGCAGAACCTGGAAGATCAGGGTGTAATCTTCACGGATACGGATTCTGCACTGCGTGATCACCCGGAACTGTTCAAGAAGTTCTTCGGTACGATTATTCCTCCTGCTGACAACAAGTTCGCCGCACTTAACAGTGCTGTATGGTCAGGAGGCAGCTTCATTTATGTTCCGAAGGGTGTGAAGTGCGAAGTTCCATTGCAGGCTTACTTCCGCATCAACTCCGAGAATATGGGACAATTCGAGCGTACTCTGATTCTGGCAGACGAAGACAGCTTCGTGCATTACGTTGAAGGCTGTACTGCCCCGATCTACAGCACGAACTCGCTGCACAGCGCCGTGGTTGAGATTCTGTGCATGAAGAATGCGCGTGTCCGTTATACCACCATTCAGAACTGGGCACCGAACATCTATAATCTTGTTACCAAACGTGCGGTTGCCGAAGAGAATGCTACCATGGAATGGGTAGACGGCAACATCGGCTCCAAGCTGACGATGAAATATCCGGCAGTGGTACTTAAGGGCCGTGGAGCCAAGGGTTCTGTATTGTCCATCGCAGTAGCGGGTAAGGACCAGCATCAGGATGCAGGCGCCAAAATGATTCACTTGGCACCGGACACCACCTCTACGATTGTATCCAAGTCGATCAGCAAGCACGGCGGCAAGGTTACTTACCGCGGACTCGCTTCCTTCGGCCGCAAGGCAGAAGGCGCAAAATCCAATATCAAATGCGATACACTCATTCTGGATAACGAGTCCACCTCGGACACGATTCCTTACAATGAGATCATGAACGATAACATTGTGCTTGAGCATGAAGCGACGGTCTCCAAGGTGTCTGAGGAGCAGCTATTCTACCTCATGAGCCGTGGTCTCTCCGAAGCCGATGCCACACAGATGATTATCATGGGCTTCATCGAGCCGTTCACCAAGGAGCTGCCGATGGAATATGCGGTAGAGATGAATCGCCTCATAAAATTCGAGATGGAAGGAAGCATCGGGTAA